GCGCGCGGGCCAGGGCGGCGACGTGGAGTTCACCGAGCACTGACCGGCGACCGCGGTCCCTCCCCAGGGCGCGGATCGGCCGTCGACGGCCCGGCGCGGCGCGGCCTCCTCCTCCCGCCTCGGCTCCACGCGCATGATGCGCGGGCGGCCGTCGGGCCACGGGGAGGGGTTCCGGTGCGAAGGGCGCGCGAGGGCGAGGACGAGCCGGTCGGGATCACGACGGCGGTCACGCTGCACGGGCACGTGCTGCGTCCGCCGCGTCGCATCCGCACCGCCGAGGGGTGGGAGGTCGCGACCGTCGTGGTCGGCGCGCCCGGGCACGACGCGCGCGATGTCGGCGAGGGGATCGTCGCCGTGTGCATGGGCCCCGGTGCCGTCGCCGCGGCCTCGTCCCTGACGACGGGCGCCGAGGTCGTCGTGCAGGGCCGGCTGGCGGCGCGGCGCGGAGGCCTCCCGGCGGATGACGCGGTGGAGCTCGTCGCCGACGCGCTGCTCGTCCGCCGCGTCGCCTCGGCGGGCAGCGGGCTCCCGCCGGAGCCTAGGATCGCACCATGAGCGGATCCCCCCGGTGGCTCGAGCCGGATCAGCAGCGCGCCTGGCGGACGGTCATCGTCGCGCTGAACCACGTGAGCGAGCGGATCGAGCGCGAGCTCCTGCGCGACGCGGGGATGCCCCACGCGTACTACATGATCCTCGTCCGCCTGTCGGAGGCGGAGTCCGGCGCGCTCCCCATGAGCGTGCTCGCGCGCGCCCTCCAGGCGTCGGCGAGCCGCACCTCGCACGCCGTCACCCGGCTCGAGCAGCTGGGGTGGGTGCGCCGCACCAGGTCCCCCCGCGACGGGAGGAGCCTGCTCGCCGAGCTCACCGACGAGGGCCGCGCGACCCTGGAGGCGGCGGCCCCCGGACATGCGGAGGAGGTCCTCCGCACGGTGTTCGACCCGCTCACCGACGAGCAGACCTCCCAGCTCGAGGCCATCGCCCGGGATATCCTCGCCGACATGAGCCCCTCCTCCCTCGACCACGGCCGGGGGAGCGCCGACGGCGACGACCTGGCCATCCCCTCCGCCCCCGAGCCCGCCCCGGGCCGCGCGGACGGCTCCGCCGCGTGATCCGCGCCACCCGCGCCCTCGCGGCGCCCGCCCTCCTCGGCGCGCTCCTCCTGTCCGCGTGCACGCAGGCGCCCGCGCCCACCGAGCCGACGCCCTCCGCGGTGGCCCCCAGCCCCGACGCGGAGCCCACGCCCTCGGCCGCGCCCACCGTCGATCCCGCCGGCACGGCCGAGGCGAACCTGCCCGCGTTCGAGGCGACGGCCGCGGCGGTGGTCGCCGGCGACCCGAACGCCCAGGGCCGCGCCCTCGTCGACGCCCTCGTCGCGGCCGGCTACCCCAAGGACCGCATGGAGGTCACGGCCGACCGCACGCCCCTCGGCAACTCGGTCGACTCGATCCTCGTGTCGGTGCACCTGACGGACGCGTGCCTCATCGGGCAGCGCGCGCAGGACGGCTTCACCGCCCACGTGGAGCCGGCCCTCGCGTCGGGCCGCTGCCTCGTCGGGCAGACCCGCACCATCGACTGGTGACTCGGGCCCCGCGCCTGCGCCCGGCGGCATCCGGGCACCGGCGGCACTGAATAGACTCGGGCCATGGCTGAATACATCTACTCGATGGTCCGCGCCCGGAAGGCGGTCGGCGACAAGCTGATCCTCGACGACGTCACCATGTCGTTCATCCCCGGCGCCAAGATCGGCGTCGTCGGACCGAACGGCGCGGGGAAGTCCACGATCCTCAAGATCATGGCGGGCCTCGACACGCCCAGCAACGGCGAGGCTAAGCTCTCGCCCGGCTACTCGGTCGGCATCCTCATGCAGGAGCCCGAGCTCGACGAGTCGAAGACCGTCCTCGAGAACGTCCAGGAGGGCGTCGGCCCGATCAAGGCGCAGATCGACCGCTTCAACGAGATCTCGGCGGCCATGGCCGAGCCCGACGCCGACTTCGACACGCTGCTCGCCGAGATGGGCACGCTGCAGGAGGCCATCGACGCCGCCGACGCGTGGGACCTCGACTCGCAGCTCGAGCAGGCGATGGACGCGCTCCGCACCCCGCCGGGAGACGCCTCGGTCGCCAACCTCTCCGGCGGCGAGAAGCGCCGCGTCGCGCTCTGCAAGCTGCTGCTCCAGAAGCCCGACCTGCTGCTCCTCGACGAGCCCACCAACCACCTCGACGCCGAGAGCGTGCTCTGGCTCGAGCAGCACCTCTCCAAGTACCCGGGCGCCGTCCTCGCCGTGACCCACGACCGGTACTTCCTCGACCACGTGGCCGAGTGGATCGCCGAGGTCGACCGCGGGCGCCTCTACCCGTACGAGGGCAACTACTCGACCTACCTCGAGAAGAAGCAGGAGCGCCTCAGCGTCCAGGGCAAGAAGGACGCGAAGCTCTCCAAGCGCCTCGCGGAGGAGCTCGACTGGGTCCGGAGCAACGCCAAGGGCCGTCAGGCCAAGTCGAAGGCGCGCCTCGCGCGCTACGAGGAGATGGTGACCGAGGCGGAGCGCACGAGGAAGCTGGACTTCGAGGAGATCCAGATCCCCGTCGGCCCGCGCCTCGGCTCGCAGGTCATCGATGCGTCGAAGCTGCACAAGCAGTTCGGCGAGCGCGTCCTCATCGACGACCTCTCGTTCACGCTGCCCCGCAACGGCATCGTCGGCGTCATCGGCCCGAACGGCGTCGGCAAGACCACGCTGTTCAAGACCATCGTCGGGTTCGAGCCGCTCGACAGCGGGGACCTGCGGATCGGCGACACGGTCGACATCTCCTACGTCGACCAGAGCCGCGGCGGCATCGACCCCGAGAAGTCTTTGTTCGAGGTCGTCTCCGACGGGCAGGACTACATCCAGGTCGGGAAGCAGGAGGTGCCCGCGCGCGCCTACGTCTCCACCTTCGGGTTCAAGGGACCGGACCAGCAGAAGAAGGCCGGCATCCTCTCCGGTGGAGAGCGCAACCGCCTCAACCTCGCGCTGACGCTCAAGCAGGGCGGCAACCTGCTGCTCCTCGACGAGCCCACCAACGACCTGGACGTCGAGACGCTCGGCAGCCTGGAGAACGCGCTCCTCGAGTTCCCCGGTTGCGCCGTGGTCATCACCCACGACCGGTGGTTCCTCGACCGGATCGCGACCCACATCCTGTCGTACGAGGGCACGGAGGAGGACCCGGCCAACTGGTACTGGTTCGAGGGGAACTTCCAGGCGTACGAGGAGAACAAGGTCGAGCGACTCGGCCCGGACGCGGCGAAGCCGCACCGCTCCGCGTACCGCAAGCTCACGCGCGACTGATCCGATGACCCGGGTCCACGTCCCCGTCCACCTCCGGTGGGCCGACCTCGACGCCTACGACCACGTCAACAACGTGGAGGTGCTGCGTCTCCTCGAGGAGGCGCGCGTCCGCGCGTTCTGGCGCTGGGACGCCGACGGCGACGGCGTGGATCCGGGCATGGCGCTCATCGACGCCTCCGCGGGCGCGGCCACGATGACGATGATCGCGCGGCAGGAGGTCGAGTACCTCCGGCCGATCTCGTACGGGCGTCGGCCGCTCGACGTGCAGGTGTGGCTCGGGCGCCTCGGCGGATCGAGCCTCGAGGCCTGCTATGAGCTCCGCTCACCCGCGGGCGTCGAGCCGTCGGAGCTGTACGCGCGCGCGTCGACGACCATCGTGCTGGTGGACTCCGCGAGGGGCCGCCCGCGTCGGATCACCGACGACGAGCGCGCCGCGTGGGCGGACTACGTCGAGGAGCCCGTGGCGTTCAGCCGCCGCGGCTGAGCGAGCGGTCCGGGTCGCGGGTCAGCCCTGCGCCTCCGACGGCACCCGCACCATGCCCTCCTGGGCGACGCTCGCCAGCAGCACGCCGTCGCGCGAGTAGATGCGCCCCAGGGACAGGCCGCGACCGCCCTGCGCGCTCGTCGACTCCTGCACGTAGAGCATCCACTCGTCGGCGCGGCCGGGGCGGTGGAACCACATCGCGTGGTCGAGGCTCGCGGTCTTGATGCCGGGCGTCGCCCACGAGAGCCCGTGGCGACGGTAGATGGACTCGAGGATCGAGTAGTCGCTCGCGTAGGCCATCGAGGCCAGGTGCACCGCGGGGTCGTCGGGGAGGCGGCCGATGGCGCGGATCCAGACGGCCTGGTGGGCGACGCGCTCCTCGGCGGCGCCGAAGTAGACGGGCTGCTCCACGTGCCGCATGTCGAACGGGCGGTCGTTGGCCCAGTGCTTCGCGACGGGGTGGTCGATGCGGGACAGGACGTCGCGCGCGCTCGGCAGGCTCTCGGGCTCCGGGATCCCCTCGGGCATGGGCGCCTGGTGCTCGAGGCCCTCGTCGGCGTCCTGGAAGGACGCGATCATCGAGAGGATCGGCCGGCCGTCCTGGTAGGCCTGCGTACGGCGCGTGGAGAACGAGCGGCCGTCGTGGATGCGGTCGACCGAGAAGGTGATCGGCTTGGTGACGTCGCCGGGGCGCAGGAAGTAGCCGTGCATGCTGTGCGGTCGGCGATCCGGTCCGGTGGTGCGCATGGCGGCCACGAGCGACTGCGCGAGGACCTGGCCGCCGAAGACGCGGCCCATGGGCATCCAC
This is a stretch of genomic DNA from Clavibacter zhangzhiyongii. It encodes these proteins:
- a CDS encoding MarR family winged helix-turn-helix transcriptional regulator, with the protein product MSGSPRWLEPDQQRAWRTVIVALNHVSERIERELLRDAGMPHAYYMILVRLSEAESGALPMSVLARALQASASRTSHAVTRLEQLGWVRRTRSPRDGRSLLAELTDEGRATLEAAAPGHAEEVLRTVFDPLTDEQTSQLEAIARDILADMSPSSLDHGRGSADGDDLAIPSAPEPAPGRADGSAA
- a CDS encoding DUF6993 domain-containing protein, with amino-acid sequence MIRATRALAAPALLGALLLSACTQAPAPTEPTPSAVAPSPDAEPTPSAAPTVDPAGTAEANLPAFEATAAAVVAGDPNAQGRALVDALVAAGYPKDRMEVTADRTPLGNSVDSILVSVHLTDACLIGQRAQDGFTAHVEPALASGRCLVGQTRTIDW
- the ettA gene encoding energy-dependent translational throttle protein EttA, which translates into the protein MAEYIYSMVRARKAVGDKLILDDVTMSFIPGAKIGVVGPNGAGKSTILKIMAGLDTPSNGEAKLSPGYSVGILMQEPELDESKTVLENVQEGVGPIKAQIDRFNEISAAMAEPDADFDTLLAEMGTLQEAIDAADAWDLDSQLEQAMDALRTPPGDASVANLSGGEKRRVALCKLLLQKPDLLLLDEPTNHLDAESVLWLEQHLSKYPGAVLAVTHDRYFLDHVAEWIAEVDRGRLYPYEGNYSTYLEKKQERLSVQGKKDAKLSKRLAEELDWVRSNAKGRQAKSKARLARYEEMVTEAERTRKLDFEEIQIPVGPRLGSQVIDASKLHKQFGERVLIDDLSFTLPRNGIVGVIGPNGVGKTTLFKTIVGFEPLDSGDLRIGDTVDISYVDQSRGGIDPEKSLFEVVSDGQDYIQVGKQEVPARAYVSTFGFKGPDQQKKAGILSGGERNRLNLALTLKQGGNLLLLDEPTNDLDVETLGSLENALLEFPGCAVVITHDRWFLDRIATHILSYEGTEEDPANWYWFEGNFQAYEENKVERLGPDAAKPHRSAYRKLTRD
- a CDS encoding acyl-CoA thioesterase, with the protein product MTRVHVPVHLRWADLDAYDHVNNVEVLRLLEEARVRAFWRWDADGDGVDPGMALIDASAGAATMTMIARQEVEYLRPISYGRRPLDVQVWLGRLGGSSLEACYELRSPAGVEPSELYARASTTIVLVDSARGRPRRITDDERAAWADYVEEPVAFSRRG
- a CDS encoding acyl-CoA thioesterase, with the translated sequence MTDHASDTPADGPLAGLLTALDLTDTGARTSEDISTGPSQWMPMGRVFGGQVLAQSLVAAMRTTGPDRRPHSMHGYFLRPGDVTKPITFSVDRIHDGRSFSTRRTQAYQDGRPILSMIASFQDADEGLEHQAPMPEGIPEPESLPSARDVLSRIDHPVAKHWANDRPFDMRHVEQPVYFGAAEERVAHQAVWIRAIGRLPDDPAVHLASMAYASDYSILESIYRRHGLSWATPGIKTASLDHAMWFHRPGRADEWMLYVQESTSAQGGRGLSLGRIYSRDGVLLASVAQEGMVRVPSEAQG